The Microbacterium sp. LWH7-1.2 genome window below encodes:
- a CDS encoding alpha/beta hydrolase, giving the protein MTENTVERTVTTHVVGGGDDAITYDVHGDLAAASPDRPPLFLFAGPMDATGFELLAGQFDDRPVVTYDPRGAGRNPVGTTDISPERHADDLHRVIGALGVGPVDAFGSSGGAVNLLALLAAHPDDVRIAVVHEPPLAEHLPDRDAVLAVVADMKRTYAEQGDGAAMAKFIPFVMLDGRIPDDYLDQAAPDPAMFGMSPVDDGTRTNPLLRNMPAIIEYRVDVEALRARGDRLVIAAGVESGETMAARGARTTAAAIGVPVTDFPSHHAGFTDQPGYPGDPAGFAARLREILD; this is encoded by the coding sequence ATGACCGAGAACACCGTCGAGCGGACCGTCACCACCCACGTCGTGGGTGGTGGCGACGACGCGATCACCTACGACGTGCATGGCGATCTCGCCGCGGCAAGCCCGGATCGTCCGCCTCTGTTCCTGTTCGCGGGGCCGATGGACGCGACCGGGTTCGAGCTGCTCGCCGGGCAGTTCGACGACCGTCCGGTCGTGACCTACGACCCGCGAGGGGCCGGTCGCAACCCGGTCGGCACCACAGACATCAGCCCCGAGCGGCACGCCGACGACCTGCACCGGGTCATCGGGGCGCTCGGCGTCGGCCCGGTGGATGCATTCGGCTCCAGCGGAGGGGCGGTGAACCTCCTCGCCCTGCTCGCCGCGCACCCGGACGACGTGCGGATCGCCGTGGTGCACGAGCCGCCGCTGGCGGAGCACCTCCCCGATCGCGACGCGGTGCTCGCGGTGGTGGCCGACATGAAGCGCACCTACGCCGAGCAGGGCGACGGCGCCGCCATGGCGAAGTTCATCCCGTTCGTGATGCTCGACGGCCGGATCCCCGACGACTACCTCGACCAGGCGGCACCGGACCCGGCGATGTTCGGGATGTCGCCGGTCGACGACGGCACGCGCACCAACCCGCTGCTGCGCAACATGCCGGCGATCATCGAGTACCGCGTCGATGTCGAGGCGCTGCGTGCGCGAGGCGACCGTCTGGTGATCGCGGCGGGCGTCGAATCGGGCGAGACGATGGCGGCGCGCGGCGCACGCACGACGGCGGCCGCGATCGGCGTCCCGGTGACGGACTTCCCGAGTCATCACGCCGGCTTCACCGATCAGCCGGGGTATCCCGGCGACCCGGCGGGGTTCGCCGCTCGCCTCCGCGAGATCCTCGACTGA
- the kdpB gene encoding potassium-transporting ATPase subunit KdpB, which yields MSTHVSTRFARSTTEAGEPTARPVAGTVARKPAKPSSRAFSAAQLWGAVPGALRKLNPAALWRNPVMFLVWVGAALTTVIAIAEPFLGGAEESGGTPVPFGFTWGIAVWLWLTVLFANLAESVAEGRGKAQAASLRKTRTSTMARRVTAYDGVTDAAAERAETVEVASFDLKLGDVVIVTAGDLIPGDGDIVSGIATVDESAITGESAPVVRESGGDRSAVTGGTRVLSDRIVVRITSKPGETFVDRMIALVEGAARQKTPNEIALNILLASLSIVFVIVVLTLNPIASYAASPVSVPVLIALLVCLIPTTIGALLSAIRIAGMDRLVQRNVLAMSGRAVEAAGDVTTLLLDKTGTITYGNRRASDFVVMPGVEGDELARSAALSSLADPTPEGVSVVELAAVRGIHVTEPAGSTVVPFTAQTRMSGVDLADGTQVRKGAGSAVIAWLAASGSDVPPALRAQLTSETDAIGQSGGTPLVVAALDASGVGRVLGVIHLKDIVKDGLRQRFDELRSMGIRTVMITGDNPLTAAAIAKEAGVDDYLAEATPEDKLALIRREQEGGNLVAMTGDGTNDAPALAQADVGVAMNTGTSAAKEAGNMVDLDSDPTKLIDIVRIGKQLLITRGALTTFSLANDIAKYFAIIPAMFMGVFPGLAALNVMHLSSPASAVTSAIIFNAIIIVILIPLALRGVKYRPASASQILSRNLLVYGLGGVIAPFIGIKLIDLVVSLIPGF from the coding sequence ATGTCCACTCACGTTTCGACTCGCTTCGCTCGATCAACGACCGAGGCGGGGGAGCCGACCGCACGCCCCGTCGCGGGCACGGTCGCGCGGAAACCTGCGAAGCCGTCGTCCCGCGCGTTCAGCGCGGCACAGCTCTGGGGCGCCGTGCCCGGCGCGCTGCGAAAGCTCAACCCTGCCGCGCTGTGGCGCAACCCCGTCATGTTCCTGGTGTGGGTGGGAGCAGCACTCACCACCGTGATCGCGATCGCGGAGCCGTTCCTCGGCGGCGCCGAGGAGTCCGGCGGCACCCCTGTGCCGTTCGGCTTCACATGGGGCATCGCCGTGTGGCTCTGGCTCACCGTGCTGTTCGCGAACCTCGCCGAGTCGGTGGCCGAGGGCCGCGGCAAGGCGCAGGCCGCGTCGCTGCGCAAGACCCGCACCTCGACCATGGCGCGTCGTGTCACCGCGTACGACGGAGTCACGGATGCCGCGGCCGAGCGTGCCGAGACGGTCGAGGTCGCCTCGTTCGACCTGAAGCTCGGAGATGTCGTCATCGTGACAGCCGGCGACCTCATCCCCGGCGACGGCGACATCGTGTCGGGCATCGCGACCGTGGACGAGTCCGCCATCACCGGCGAGTCCGCCCCCGTGGTGCGGGAGTCCGGCGGCGACCGCTCCGCCGTCACCGGCGGCACCCGCGTGCTGTCGGACCGTATCGTCGTGCGCATCACGTCGAAACCGGGCGAGACGTTCGTCGACCGCATGATCGCGCTCGTCGAGGGCGCCGCGCGGCAGAAGACGCCCAACGAGATCGCGCTCAACATCCTGCTCGCGAGCCTGTCGATCGTGTTCGTCATCGTCGTGCTGACGCTGAACCCGATCGCCTCGTACGCGGCGTCGCCCGTGAGCGTCCCGGTGCTGATCGCGCTCCTCGTCTGCCTCATCCCGACCACGATCGGGGCGCTGCTGTCGGCCATCCGCATCGCGGGCATGGACCGCCTCGTGCAGCGCAACGTGCTGGCGATGTCGGGCCGTGCCGTCGAGGCCGCCGGCGACGTGACGACGCTCCTCCTCGACAAGACGGGGACGATCACGTACGGCAACCGCCGGGCCTCGGACTTCGTCGTCATGCCGGGCGTCGAGGGCGACGAGCTCGCGCGGTCCGCCGCGCTGTCGTCGCTCGCCGACCCCACCCCCGAGGGTGTCTCGGTCGTGGAGCTGGCCGCCGTGCGCGGCATCCACGTCACCGAGCCCGCCGGCTCCACCGTCGTGCCGTTCACCGCCCAGACCCGCATGAGCGGTGTCGACCTCGCCGACGGCACACAGGTGCGCAAGGGCGCCGGGTCTGCTGTGATCGCGTGGCTCGCAGCATCCGGATCCGACGTCCCGCCCGCGCTGCGCGCCCAGCTGACGAGCGAGACCGATGCGATCGGGCAGTCGGGCGGAACCCCCCTCGTGGTCGCAGCACTCGATGCCTCCGGCGTGGGCCGCGTTCTGGGCGTGATCCACCTGAAGGACATCGTCAAGGACGGACTGCGGCAGCGGTTCGACGAGCTGCGCTCGATGGGCATCCGCACGGTGATGATCACGGGCGACAACCCGCTCACGGCCGCGGCGATCGCGAAGGAGGCAGGCGTCGACGACTACCTCGCCGAGGCCACCCCCGAGGACAAGCTCGCCCTGATCAGGCGCGAGCAGGAGGGCGGCAACCTCGTCGCGATGACCGGCGACGGCACGAACGACGCGCCCGCGCTCGCGCAGGCCGACGTCGGCGTGGCGATGAACACCGGAACGTCGGCCGCGAAGGAGGCCGGCAACATGGTCGACCTCGACAGCGACCCGACGAAGCTCATCGACATCGTGCGCATCGGCAAGCAGCTGCTCATCACGCGCGGCGCGCTCACCACCTTCTCCCTGGCCAACGACATCGCGAAGTACTTCGCGATCATCCCGGCGATGTTCATGGGCGTGTTCCCGGGCCTCGCGGCCCTGAACGTCATGCACCTGTCGTCGCCCGCGTCCGCGGTCACGAGCGCGATCATCTTCAACGCGATCATCATCGTGATCCTCATCCCGCTCGCCCTGCGCGGCGTGAAGTACCGCCCGGCGAGCGCCTCGCAGATCCTCAGCCGCAACCTGCTCGTCTACGGGCTCGGCGGTGTGATCGCCCCCTTCATCGGCATCAAGCTCATCGACCTCGTCGTGAGCCTCATCCCGGGCTTCTGA
- the kdpC gene encoding potassium-transporting ATPase subunit KdpC gives MPVSTRTTFRTAGVAVRAMLVFTLVLGVGYTLLITGIGQLALPWQANGSTVQNTAGETIGSALIGQSFTDADGNALPEYFQSRPSAAGDGYDGGASSGCNWGPENADLVSAIEERQAAIAELEDVDPSEIPADAVTASASGLDPHISPAYALLQVPRVAATRGLDESDVRALVEAHIQQRDLGYLGQPRVNVVELNLALDALGS, from the coding sequence ATCCCCGTGTCCACGCGCACCACCTTCCGCACCGCCGGCGTCGCCGTCCGCGCGATGCTCGTCTTCACCCTCGTCCTCGGGGTCGGCTACACGCTTCTCATCACCGGCATCGGCCAGCTCGCCCTGCCGTGGCAGGCGAACGGGTCGACGGTGCAGAACACGGCCGGTGAGACCATCGGCTCGGCTCTCATCGGTCAGTCCTTCACGGATGCCGACGGCAACGCGCTTCCCGAGTACTTCCAGTCACGACCCTCGGCCGCCGGGGACGGCTACGACGGCGGGGCATCCAGCGGCTGCAACTGGGGTCCGGAGAACGCAGATCTCGTGTCGGCGATCGAGGAGCGCCAGGCCGCGATCGCCGAGTTGGAGGATGTCGACCCATCGGAGATCCCCGCTGACGCCGTGACCGCGTCGGCCTCCGGCCTCGACCCTCACATCAGCCCGGCGTACGCCCTGCTGCAGGTTCCGCGCGTCGCGGCGACGCGGGGCCTCGACGAGTCCGACGTGCGGGCCCTGGTCGAGGCGCACATCCAGCAGCGCGACCTCGGCTACCTCGGCCAGCCCCGCGTGAACGTCGTCGAGCTCAACCTCGCCCTCGACGCCCTCGGGTCCTGA
- a CDS encoding metalloregulator ArsR/SmtB family transcription factor, giving the protein MVVGIELSDDEIDRVFHALAAATRRDILRRTLSGEYSVSALAREYDMSFAAVQKHVTVLEAAGLIVKRAEGRERLVRADPEMIARARALLARYEEMWRARIDRLDALLAEPAGSSGTTEEPKHDQRRNEGE; this is encoded by the coding sequence ATGGTTGTAGGAATTGAGCTCAGCGATGACGAGATCGACCGCGTGTTCCACGCGCTGGCAGCGGCGACCCGGCGCGACATCCTGCGTCGGACGCTCTCGGGCGAGTACTCCGTGTCGGCGCTCGCCCGCGAGTACGACATGTCGTTCGCCGCGGTGCAGAAACACGTCACCGTGCTCGAGGCCGCCGGCCTCATCGTCAAGCGTGCCGAGGGGCGCGAACGCCTCGTCCGGGCGGATCCCGAGATGATCGCCCGCGCGCGCGCACTGCTCGCCCGCTACGAGGAGATGTGGCGTGCCCGCATCGACCGGCTCGACGCGCTGCTCGCCGAGCCTGCCGGATCGTCCGGCACCACCGAAGAACCGAAGCACGATCAACGCAGGAACGAAGGAGAATGA
- a CDS encoding SRPBCC family protein — MPVTDVTTDPEALTMTLTAEFTAPVERLWEAFTEPRQLERFWGPPGYPATFTEFDLTPGGRARYHLTSPKGEEYHGVWEFLEIDGPRSFTALDSFADADGRVLAEMPTSRMVFTFDQSATGSRLVNTTHFDSAEALEKVVAMGAVEGSTMAINQLDRVLEGLRAYSAGKGTQTEILDDTHVRITRLIEGPIDLVWRAHQEPELLEKWMLGPDGWRMSVCEVDPSVGGKYRYEWEPLEGTEGETFGFDGETVLSEAPRRAVTTEHMTGTDYPSTLNDLNLHEEDGATLITLLIEYPDKETRDIVLATGMTDGMEASYGRLEGVLAGV; from the coding sequence ATGCCCGTCACCGACGTCACCACCGATCCCGAAGCGCTCACCATGACGCTCACGGCCGAGTTCACCGCTCCGGTAGAGAGGCTGTGGGAGGCCTTCACCGAGCCGCGCCAGCTCGAGCGATTCTGGGGCCCTCCCGGCTACCCCGCCACGTTCACCGAGTTCGACCTCACTCCCGGCGGCCGCGCGAGATACCACCTGACCAGCCCGAAGGGCGAGGAGTACCACGGTGTGTGGGAGTTCCTCGAGATCGACGGACCCCGCAGCTTCACCGCACTCGACTCGTTCGCCGACGCGGACGGCAGGGTGCTGGCAGAGATGCCGACCTCGCGCATGGTGTTCACGTTCGACCAGAGCGCGACAGGGTCGCGCCTGGTCAACACGACGCACTTCGACTCCGCCGAGGCGCTGGAGAAGGTCGTCGCGATGGGCGCGGTCGAGGGTTCGACGATGGCCATCAACCAGCTCGACCGCGTGCTCGAGGGACTCCGCGCCTACTCCGCCGGCAAGGGCACGCAGACCGAGATCCTCGACGACACCCACGTGCGCATCACGCGGCTCATCGAGGGACCGATCGATCTCGTGTGGCGCGCGCACCAGGAGCCCGAGCTGCTCGAGAAGTGGATGCTGGGCCCCGACGGCTGGCGCATGTCGGTGTGCGAGGTCGACCCGTCCGTGGGCGGAAAGTACCGCTACGAGTGGGAGCCGCTCGAGGGCACCGAGGGTGAGACCTTCGGGTTCGACGGCGAGACGGTGCTCTCCGAGGCGCCGCGCCGCGCTGTCACCACCGAGCACATGACCGGGACCGACTACCCGTCGACGCTCAACGACCTCAACCTCCACGAGGAGGACGGCGCCACCCTCATCACGCTCCTGATCGAGTACCCCGACAAGGAGACGCGCGACATCGTCCTCGCCACCGGCATGACCGACGGCATGGAGGCCAGCTACGGCCGCCTCGAGGGCGTGCTCGCGGGCGTCTGA
- a CDS encoding response regulator transcription factor — translation MKVLIADDDPQLVRALRITLAAHGYEVIAAPDGAAAIALAAKEHPDIVMVDLGMPRLDGVQVIEALRGWTTAPIIVVSGRTGSADKVESLDAGADDYVTKPFQIDELLARLRALSRRVTAASGVPVVTFGDVVVDLSTKTVTRSGERVHLTPTEWKILEFLARNPGSLVTRQALLKDIWGTEQVADTGYLRLYMSQLRKKLESDPGNPAHLLTESGMGYRLLADTAA, via the coding sequence GTGAAGGTCCTGATCGCCGACGACGATCCCCAGCTCGTCCGGGCGCTGCGCATCACGCTCGCGGCGCACGGCTACGAGGTCATCGCCGCACCCGACGGAGCCGCAGCGATCGCCCTCGCCGCCAAGGAGCACCCCGACATCGTGATGGTGGACCTCGGGATGCCGCGCCTCGACGGCGTGCAGGTCATCGAGGCGCTGCGGGGCTGGACCACGGCCCCGATCATCGTGGTGTCGGGCCGCACCGGCTCCGCCGACAAGGTCGAGTCACTGGACGCCGGCGCGGACGACTACGTCACCAAGCCGTTCCAGATCGACGAGCTGCTCGCACGGCTCCGGGCGCTGTCGCGACGCGTGACCGCAGCATCCGGTGTCCCGGTCGTCACCTTCGGAGACGTCGTCGTCGATCTGTCGACGAAGACGGTCACCCGCTCGGGCGAGCGCGTGCACCTCACGCCGACGGAGTGGAAGATCCTCGAGTTCCTCGCCCGCAATCCCGGCTCGCTCGTGACGAGGCAGGCGCTCCTCAAGGACATCTGGGGCACCGAGCAGGTCGCCGACACAGGCTACCTGCGGCTCTACATGTCGCAGCTGCGCAAGAAGCTCGAGTCCGACCCGGGCAACCCCGCGCACTTGCTGACGGAGTCCGGCATGGGCTACCGGCTGCTCGCCGACACCGCCGCCTGA
- a CDS encoding DUF4118 domain-containing protein: MKRGKLRVLLGAAPGVGKTYEMLEEGRRLADDGRDVVIAVVETHGRAATAALMDGLPTVPRTVVSHRGVELSDMDLEGVLERNPEIALVDELAHTNAPGLRHPKRWQDVADLLDAGIDVITTVNVQHIESLGGVVEQITGVAQRETVPDAVVRAADQIEVVDLSPQSLRDRLSAGFVYPAERIDAALSNYFRLGNLTALRELALLWLADEVDSALKSYRAEHGIEGAWQARERVVIALTGGPEGETLLRRGARIAARSAGGELLAVHVSSQDGLRSGDPGALAAQRSLVESLGGTYHQVVGDDIPRALVEFARSVNATQLVIGVSRRGRLAKLFTGPGIGATVIRESGDIDVHIVTHDAAGDRFPLPRMTGGALSVRRRVLGFALALIGGPLLTWLLVSIRSEDTITSDVLAYQLLVVVVSLVGGIWPAVFAAVMSGFTLNYFFVAPYYTVSVADPRNVWALVLYVVIAVLVSFIVDRAARAARSARRAEAEAELLANVAGSVLRGESAVPALISRTRESLGLAGVRLVDADGTVVATDGEPVRDGRYEAVTVSRRNGGPPAMLELHGHVLDASERRLIDAVAAQLSAALEHTDLAATARRAGVLAETDQVRSALLSAVSHDLRRPLAAAVAAVGGLRAAGPNLSPDDRAELLATADESLATLAALVTDLLDVSRVQAGVLAVSLQPVDSAGVVLAALDELGGSPDRFELALDPDLPLVEADPVLLQRVLVNVLANAARHSPAGSRVRVSTSRLGRTAEIRVIDHGAGVSPERRDDMFVPFQRLGDTDNTAGLGLGLALSKGFTEGMGGTLAPEDTPGGGLTMVIALPVADAIPSEQRSPT, translated from the coding sequence GTGAAGCGCGGGAAGCTGCGGGTGCTGCTCGGCGCCGCGCCCGGCGTCGGCAAGACGTACGAGATGCTCGAAGAGGGCCGCCGCCTCGCCGACGACGGGCGCGACGTCGTGATCGCCGTCGTCGAGACGCACGGGCGGGCCGCCACCGCAGCGCTCATGGACGGGCTGCCCACCGTGCCCCGCACAGTCGTGTCGCACCGCGGCGTCGAGCTCAGCGACATGGACCTCGAGGGCGTCCTCGAGCGCAACCCCGAGATCGCGCTCGTCGACGAGCTCGCCCACACGAATGCGCCGGGCCTGCGGCATCCCAAGCGCTGGCAGGACGTCGCCGACCTGCTCGATGCCGGCATCGACGTCATCACGACCGTCAACGTGCAGCACATCGAGTCGCTCGGCGGGGTCGTCGAGCAGATCACGGGCGTCGCGCAGCGCGAGACGGTTCCGGATGCCGTGGTCCGGGCCGCCGATCAGATCGAGGTCGTCGACCTCTCGCCGCAGTCGCTGCGCGATCGCCTCTCGGCGGGGTTCGTCTACCCGGCAGAGCGGATCGACGCGGCCCTGTCGAACTACTTCCGGCTCGGCAACCTCACGGCTCTGCGCGAACTCGCTCTGCTGTGGCTTGCGGACGAGGTCGACAGCGCCCTGAAGTCCTACCGCGCCGAGCACGGGATCGAGGGCGCGTGGCAGGCGCGTGAGCGCGTGGTCATCGCCCTCACCGGCGGCCCGGAGGGCGAGACGCTGCTGCGCCGCGGCGCCCGCATCGCCGCCCGGTCCGCGGGCGGAGAGCTGCTCGCGGTGCACGTGTCGAGCCAGGACGGCCTGCGCTCGGGCGACCCGGGCGCCCTCGCCGCGCAGCGTTCGCTGGTCGAGTCGCTGGGCGGCACGTACCACCAGGTCGTCGGCGACGACATCCCGCGTGCGCTCGTGGAGTTCGCCCGCTCGGTGAACGCGACGCAGCTCGTGATCGGCGTGAGCCGGCGGGGGCGCCTCGCGAAGCTCTTCACCGGACCCGGCATCGGGGCGACGGTGATCCGCGAGTCGGGCGACATCGACGTGCACATCGTGACGCACGACGCGGCCGGCGACCGGTTCCCCCTGCCGCGCATGACCGGTGGCGCCCTCAGCGTGCGCCGCCGCGTGCTCGGGTTCGCGCTCGCCCTGATCGGCGGACCGCTGCTGACCTGGCTGCTGGTGTCGATCCGCAGCGAGGACACGATCACGAGCGACGTGCTGGCGTACCAGCTGCTCGTCGTGGTGGTGTCGCTCGTCGGCGGCATCTGGCCCGCCGTCTTCGCCGCGGTGATGTCGGGCTTCACCCTGAACTACTTCTTCGTGGCGCCGTACTACACGGTCTCGGTCGCCGACCCGCGCAACGTCTGGGCGCTCGTCCTCTACGTCGTGATCGCCGTGCTGGTGAGCTTCATCGTCGACCGCGCCGCGCGCGCGGCGCGGTCCGCCCGCCGCGCCGAGGCCGAGGCCGAACTGCTCGCGAACGTCGCGGGCAGCGTCCTGCGCGGCGAATCCGCCGTGCCCGCTCTGATCAGCCGCACGCGCGAGTCGCTCGGGCTCGCGGGCGTGCGCCTCGTCGACGCCGACGGCACCGTCGTCGCGACCGACGGCGAGCCCGTGCGCGACGGCCGCTACGAGGCGGTCACGGTCTCGCGCCGCAACGGCGGCCCCCCGGCGATGCTCGAGCTGCACGGCCACGTGCTCGACGCCTCGGAGCGCCGGCTCATCGACGCGGTCGCCGCCCAGCTGTCGGCCGCCCTCGAGCACACCGACCTCGCCGCGACCGCGCGGCGGGCCGGGGTTCTCGCCGAGACCGACCAGGTGCGCAGCGCGCTCCTGTCGGCCGTCAGCCACGACCTGCGACGTCCGCTGGCGGCCGCGGTGGCCGCCGTCGGCGGCCTCAGGGCGGCGGGACCGAACCTCTCGCCCGATGACCGCGCCGAGCTCCTCGCGACGGCCGACGAGTCGCTCGCGACGCTGGCCGCCCTCGTCACAGACCTGCTCGACGTCAGCCGCGTGCAGGCGGGCGTGCTCGCGGTGTCGCTGCAGCCCGTCGACAGCGCCGGCGTCGTGCTGGCCGCGCTCGACGAGCTCGGCGGCAGCCCCGACCGCTTCGAGCTCGCGCTCGACCCCGACCTCCCGCTCGTGGAGGCCGACCCTGTGCTGCTTCAGCGTGTGCTCGTGAATGTGCTCGCCAACGCCGCGCGCCACTCCCCGGCGGGCTCGCGTGTGCGCGTCTCGACGAGCCGCCTCGGCCGCACGGCCGAGATCCGAGTGATCGACCACGGCGCGGGCGTCTCTCCGGAGCGTCGGGACGACATGTTCGTCCCGTTCCAGCGGTTGGGCGACACCGACAACACCGCCGGACTCGGGCTGGGCCTCGCCCTGTCGAAGGGGTTCACCGAAGGCATGGGAGGCACCCTCGCCCCCGAGGACACCCCCGGCGGAGGCCTCACGATGGTCATCGCGCTCCCGGTCGCCGACGCGATTCCCAGTGAACAGAGGTCGCCCACGTGA
- a CDS encoding ABC transporter ATP-binding protein: protein MSTQAPKLADSEVGSLVASLRDVSRAFDDTKVLFDIDLDIQRGEFVALLGRSGTGKSTLLRIVTGLDKGATGSITVTDRVSVGFQEPRLLPWKKVWRNIVLGLTGPDLRGRANRTLHEVGLDHRADVWPLTLSGGEAQRASLARALIREPQLMVLDEPFGALDALTKIKMHALLLDLFQKHRPGVLLVTHDVEEAILLADRVLVMDVGRFVSDTQIDLPHPRTKAGDRFVELRTKLLADLGVTDVA, encoded by the coding sequence ATGAGCACTCAGGCACCGAAGCTGGCAGACAGCGAGGTCGGCTCCCTGGTCGCGTCTTTGCGGGATGTCTCGCGGGCGTTCGACGACACGAAGGTCCTTTTCGACATCGACCTCGACATCCAGCGCGGCGAGTTCGTCGCCCTCCTCGGACGTTCGGGGACAGGCAAGAGCACGTTGCTACGTATCGTGACGGGGCTGGACAAAGGCGCGACAGGAAGCATCACCGTGACGGACCGCGTCTCGGTCGGCTTCCAGGAACCGCGACTGCTGCCCTGGAAGAAGGTGTGGCGCAACATCGTGCTGGGTCTCACCGGCCCCGACCTCCGGGGACGCGCGAACCGGACGCTGCACGAGGTGGGGCTGGACCATCGTGCCGACGTGTGGCCGCTGACCCTCTCCGGCGGCGAGGCGCAGCGCGCGTCGCTCGCACGCGCGCTCATCCGCGAGCCACAGCTGATGGTGCTCGATGAACCGTTCGGGGCGCTCGACGCCCTGACGAAGATTAAGATGCACGCGCTGTTGCTCGACCTGTTCCAAAAGCACAGGCCCGGCGTGCTCCTGGTGACGCACGACGTGGAGGAGGCGATCCTCCTCGCCGACAGGGTTCTGGTGATGGACGTGGGGCGCTTCGTATCCGACACGCAGATCGACCTGCCTCACCCGCGCACGAAGGCGGGCGACCGTTTCGTCGAACTCCGGACGAAGCTGTTGGCCGATCTCGGCGTCACCGATGTCGCCTGA